One window of Aerococcus tenax genomic DNA carries:
- a CDS encoding FAD-binding protein: MLVNEQTTYAAEYDVIVLGFGGAGATAARFASDAGAKVLLVDSAPNGHEGGNTRYCAQLIGAADNKEAMHKYYDALMAAMDLDEEVKSTYIDGLVNMEDYVRDYLEVEPYSIKDHFDKFPLESAVYEYPEFDGVETYNFLTVHEGIFDAALWKVLRQKVIDRADSIDVWFESPAKHLLQDPDTGAILGVQIERQGQTVNIAANNGVVLALGGFENNPQMIKDYLNESRLAPLGGLYNQGHGVTMALEVGADLWHMANYESLGMYHGTAFDVPAGERATLHAFGTQPLTHGSILVIGDDGTRYFKEDEANRHGHIYNHGIWRVPQGQARPYIIFDHKKYEELTQADGLFVDYAKAALKADSLAELAQELELDSEALEATVADFNHFAQTGKDYAYGRSADAMTAFDAEGPYYAIPIVQTMLNTQGGPRRNAKAEILDSHGQVIPNLYGAGELGGITPGMYQGGMNIAECLIFGKIAGENAAQAKDQPRSELKGTGETQSANLQSDLDKEAATKDLQLKDNQYLGTSHSGMGDELNVLVTLEEDKLREITVLNHNESEQQGHEVFSELPQAMIAANSTDVDAISGATLSSNALKEAVADAIAKSKA; the protein is encoded by the coding sequence ATGTTAGTGAATGAACAAACGACCTATGCAGCGGAATATGATGTGATCGTCCTTGGCTTTGGTGGAGCGGGTGCAACAGCGGCGCGTTTTGCTAGTGATGCGGGGGCCAAGGTGCTTTTAGTCGATTCAGCTCCTAATGGCCATGAAGGGGGTAACACCCGCTATTGTGCCCAGTTGATTGGTGCAGCTGATAATAAGGAAGCCATGCACAAATATTATGATGCACTGATGGCGGCTATGGATTTAGACGAAGAAGTCAAGTCAACCTATATTGATGGTTTGGTCAATATGGAAGACTATGTTCGTGACTATTTAGAAGTCGAACCTTACAGTATCAAAGATCATTTTGATAAGTTCCCGCTTGAATCAGCGGTTTATGAATATCCCGAATTTGATGGCGTGGAAACTTATAACTTCCTTACCGTCCATGAGGGTATTTTTGACGCTGCCTTGTGGAAAGTTTTGCGGCAAAAGGTTATCGATCGAGCAGACTCCATCGATGTCTGGTTCGAATCACCCGCTAAACATCTCCTCCAAGATCCTGATACTGGAGCAATTCTTGGGGTACAAATCGAACGCCAAGGGCAAACCGTTAATATTGCAGCCAACAATGGGGTTGTTTTAGCCCTTGGTGGTTTTGAAAATAATCCGCAAATGATTAAAGACTACCTCAACGAAAGTCGTCTGGCTCCCCTAGGTGGCCTGTATAACCAAGGTCATGGGGTAACTATGGCACTTGAAGTTGGGGCTGATCTCTGGCATATGGCGAACTATGAATCCTTGGGCATGTACCACGGCACTGCCTTTGATGTCCCCGCGGGAGAAAGGGCTACTCTACACGCCTTTGGCACCCAACCTTTAACCCACGGCAGTATCCTAGTTATTGGTGACGACGGAACGCGTTATTTCAAGGAAGATGAAGCTAACCGCCATGGGCATATTTATAATCATGGCATTTGGCGGGTCCCACAAGGACAAGCAAGGCCTTATATTATCTTTGACCATAAGAAGTATGAAGAACTCACCCAAGCGGATGGTCTTTTTGTCGACTATGCCAAAGCAGCTCTTAAAGCCGATAGCCTAGCTGAATTAGCCCAAGAACTTGAACTTGATAGTGAAGCCCTGGAAGCTACGGTTGCGGACTTCAATCATTTTGCTCAAACGGGCAAGGACTATGCCTATGGTCGGTCAGCGGATGCTATGACGGCTTTTGATGCGGAAGGTCCTTATTACGCTATTCCGATCGTACAAACTATGTTAAATACCCAAGGGGGACCGCGACGGAACGCTAAAGCGGAAATTTTAGATAGTCATGGACAAGTCATTCCTAACCTTTACGGTGCTGGTGAACTCGGTGGGATTACTCCGGGCATGTACCAAGGAGGAATGAATATCGCTGAATGTCTGATCTTTGGGAAGATTGCAGGTGAAAACGCCGCTCAAGCAAAAGACCAACCAAGATCTGAATTAAAAGGGACGGGAGAAACGCAGAGCGCTAATCTCCAAAGCGACTTAGATAAAGAAGCTGCCACTAAAGACCTCCAATTAAAAGATAACCAATACCTGGGGACTAGTCATTCAGGGATGGGAGATGAACTGAATGTGCTGGTGACTCTTGAAGAGGATAAGTTAAGAGAAATCACCGTCTTAAACCACAATGAAAGTGAACAACAAGGTCACGAGGTCTTTTCAGAACTGCCCCAAGCCATGATTGCCGCTAATTCGACTGATGTTGATGCGATTTCTGGTGCTACCTTAAGTTCCAACGCCCTTAAAGAAGCGGTGGCCGATGCCATTGCTAAGAGCAAAGCGTAA
- a CDS encoding sensor histidine kinase codes for MLYLIVAFVIIMILLIILYLSQKEVAYLSRQLDKINKRKTNQLIRQRLYSPAFDRLTKSINASLTKERDLRLALEKKDRLQQELLLNLSHDIRTPLTSIKGYLQLLGESNSEVERKHYLNNLSQRLDRLTLLLDQLFTYMTIEDDDYPLALEKIDLKENLVNHFLAYYNSFQAQEMDLDFSLPDRILYIQGDTHLLQRMFENLIKNVLVHGDKKVEISLDDRGFLVIKNDLAHSISRPLDDLFQRFQQGQDYRQSGGSGLGLNIVQSAAKKMGIKMAGDIQNEQFMISLDFSEILLKEESESDGS; via the coding sequence GTGCTTTATTTAATCGTCGCCTTTGTCATCATTATGATCCTCTTGATAATCCTCTATCTTAGTCAAAAGGAAGTTGCTTATCTCAGCCGACAGTTAGATAAGATTAATAAACGCAAGACGAATCAACTCATCAGGCAACGACTTTATTCCCCCGCCTTTGACCGCCTGACAAAAAGTATTAATGCCAGTCTGACTAAGGAACGAGATCTGCGCCTGGCCTTAGAAAAGAAAGACCGCCTGCAACAAGAGCTTTTGTTGAATCTCTCACACGATATCCGCACACCACTGACTTCCATTAAAGGTTATCTCCAACTCTTGGGGGAATCCAATTCAGAAGTAGAACGCAAGCATTATCTGAATAATTTATCCCAACGTTTAGACCGCTTAACCCTGTTACTGGATCAGCTCTTTACCTATATGACAATTGAAGACGATGATTACCCCTTAGCGCTAGAGAAAATTGATTTAAAGGAAAACCTGGTCAACCATTTTCTAGCCTACTACAATAGTTTCCAAGCGCAGGAAATGGATTTAGATTTTTCCTTACCTGATCGGATTCTCTATATTCAGGGAGACACTCATCTCTTGCAACGGATGTTTGAGAATTTAATCAAAAATGTCCTCGTTCACGGGGATAAAAAAGTTGAGATCAGCTTGGATGATAGAGGCTTCTTGGTGATTAAAAATGACTTAGCCCATTCGATCTCACGCCCACTGGACGATCTTTTCCAACGCTTTCAGCAAGGCCAGGACTATCGTCAGTCTGGAGGTTCAGGCCTAGGTCTTAATATTGTTCAATCCGCTGCCAAGAAGATGGGGATAAAGATGGCAGGGGATATTCAAAATGAACAATTCATGATAAGTTTAGATTTTTCTGAGATTCTGCTTAAAGAAGAAAGTGAAAGTGACGGGAGCTAG
- a CDS encoding ABC transporter ATP-binding protein, which yields MATLAIETDNLSKSYGQQVALEQASIQVKAGEIYGLVGRNGAGKTTLLKILSRQIQATSGSYTFFNERVESRAHDLRLGMMIEGPGLYPHLSARDNLMLKCEAMGIRRLGYVQELLELVGLGQVKQKKAKSFSLGMKQRLSLALALVGDPDILLLDEPTNGLDPQGIADFRKLIQRLNQERGLTIMISSHILSELAKMIDKIGIIHQGILVKEVSKQELEKENRNKYVLRSHDLRTVLAYLEENLNLKDFLVVDDHTLYIYEYLDQAEKIPHSLIRAGILFESFAYLENSLEDYYMQLTGGGNDA from the coding sequence ATGGCAACTTTAGCAATTGAAACCGATAATTTATCTAAAAGTTATGGCCAGCAAGTGGCTTTAGAACAGGCCTCTATCCAGGTGAAAGCGGGGGAAATTTATGGCTTGGTGGGTAGGAATGGAGCGGGGAAGACTACGCTTCTAAAGATATTAAGTCGACAGATCCAAGCCACATCTGGTTCCTACACTTTCTTTAATGAAAGGGTGGAAAGCAGGGCGCATGACCTGAGACTAGGGATGATGATTGAAGGGCCAGGGCTGTATCCTCACCTATCGGCTCGGGATAATCTCATGCTTAAATGTGAGGCCATGGGGATTCGGAGATTGGGCTATGTTCAAGAGCTTCTAGAACTGGTCGGATTAGGGCAAGTCAAGCAGAAAAAGGCCAAAAGCTTTTCTTTAGGAATGAAGCAGCGCTTAAGTCTGGCCCTAGCACTGGTAGGGGATCCCGATATTTTGCTCCTCGATGAACCGACTAATGGTTTGGATCCTCAAGGAATTGCTGATTTTAGAAAGCTGATCCAGCGGCTCAATCAGGAAAGAGGGCTGACTATCATGATCTCTAGCCATATTCTCAGTGAGCTGGCTAAGATGATTGATAAGATCGGCATCATCCACCAAGGAATTTTGGTTAAAGAAGTGAGTAAGCAAGAACTCGAAAAAGAAAATCGTAACAAGTATGTCTTAAGAAGTCATGATCTCAGAACCGTCCTCGCTTACTTGGAAGAAAATCTTAACCTTAAGGACTTCTTAGTGGTCGATGACCACACCCTTTATATTTATGAATACTTGGACCAAGCCGAAAAAATTCCCCATAGCCTCATACGCGCAGGGATTCTATTTGAAAGCTTTGCTTATTTGGAAAATTCTCTGGAAGACTACTATATGCAATTAACCGGGGGTGGGAATGATGCTTAA
- a CDS encoding response regulator transcription factor, whose amino-acid sequence MTTILIVEDDPSIQDMLSEKLKRDGYDYKQAYSGTEALLNLDKAAFDLILLDLMLPGMTGEDFLSNLRKENNTPVIVLSAKDSSTSKVSLLRAGANDYMVKPYDLNELMARIEIQLKNKQGTCSSNTEIISCQGLSLDQANQLISYQGKELSLTPRERAILRLLLTYPKRIFSKQEIYEGAWQEAYFGDDKTLSVHISNLRKKLKAVSGKDWIETIWGLGFRL is encoded by the coding sequence ATGACCACTATTTTAATTGTAGAAGATGATCCTAGTATCCAAGACATGCTAAGTGAGAAATTAAAGCGCGATGGCTATGACTATAAACAGGCTTATTCAGGAACGGAAGCCTTACTTAATCTTGATAAAGCAGCCTTTGACCTAATACTTCTGGATTTGATGTTGCCAGGCATGACAGGGGAAGACTTCCTAAGCAATTTGCGAAAAGAAAATAATACTCCCGTTATTGTCCTGTCAGCCAAAGATTCCTCCACAAGTAAGGTATCTTTATTAAGGGCGGGTGCTAACGATTATATGGTCAAACCCTACGACTTAAACGAACTGATGGCTCGAATTGAGATTCAGTTAAAAAATAAGCAGGGGACTTGCTCTTCTAATACGGAAATAATTTCCTGTCAAGGTTTAAGTCTAGATCAAGCTAATCAGTTGATTAGCTATCAGGGAAAGGAATTGTCACTTACTCCACGTGAGCGGGCGATTCTTAGGCTCTTATTGACTTATCCTAAGCGAATCTTTTCTAAGCAAGAGATCTATGAAGGGGCTTGGCAGGAAGCTTACTTTGGCGATGACAAGACCCTTAGTGTGCATATATCTAACTTGCGTAAGAAACTGAAAGCAGTCAGTGGTAAAGACTGGATTGAAACTATCTGGGGGCTAGGATTTCGTTTATAA
- the hflX gene encoding GTPase HflX, producing MPENVLIIGLQLPQTTDLRFTMQMDELAALVETAGGQVVSRQSQKRDQEDARYLIGSGKVREIHDLSQELDIDLVIFYQQLSPSQNRNLQEAIDCPVIDRVQLILDIFASRATSKEGKLQVALAQNEYLLPRLAGMGTVLSRLGGGIGTRGPGETKLEQDRRVLRNEIQKIRHELKEVEKQRELTRERRQKSGLFKNGLLGYTNAGKSTLINALTDAQTYQADQLFATLTPLTRKFSLPNHFEITLTDTVGFIQDLPPMIIDAFHSTLEESRNVDLLMIVVDASSAFALEQEAVVNQLLDDLDMQDLPKLYIYNKRDQVESDQEVLTPSSPHLLMSAQDSQDIEALRQVIIDQVKTIYQPFAVQVAPQAANEWLGYQNRFYIEKFEFDRESESYQIMGYKPDYLPLPKTE from the coding sequence ATGCCAGAAAATGTATTAATAATCGGTTTACAACTCCCACAAACCACTGACCTGCGTTTCACCATGCAAATGGATGAATTAGCAGCCTTAGTAGAAACTGCGGGTGGTCAAGTGGTCAGCCGGCAAAGTCAGAAGCGTGACCAAGAAGATGCCCGTTACCTGATCGGGAGCGGTAAGGTTCGGGAAATCCATGATTTGAGCCAGGAGTTAGACATTGATTTGGTGATTTTCTATCAACAATTGTCGCCTTCACAAAACCGTAACCTGCAAGAGGCTATTGATTGTCCCGTCATTGACCGGGTCCAATTAATCCTAGACATTTTTGCCAGTCGGGCAACGTCTAAGGAAGGGAAGTTGCAGGTGGCCTTGGCCCAGAATGAATACCTCTTACCCCGATTAGCTGGGATGGGGACAGTCTTATCCCGTCTCGGTGGGGGGATTGGTACCCGGGGCCCAGGGGAAACCAAGTTGGAACAAGACCGCCGTGTTCTCCGTAATGAAATTCAAAAAATCCGCCATGAGTTAAAAGAAGTGGAAAAGCAAAGAGAATTAACCCGGGAACGTCGGCAGAAGTCAGGCCTATTTAAAAACGGCCTCTTAGGCTATACTAATGCTGGAAAATCCACCTTGATAAATGCCTTAACTGATGCCCAAACCTACCAGGCTGACCAACTTTTCGCTACCTTAACGCCTTTAACGCGGAAATTTAGTTTACCTAATCATTTTGAAATTACCCTGACAGATACGGTTGGTTTTATCCAAGATCTGCCACCCATGATTATCGATGCTTTTCATTCAACTTTGGAAGAGAGTCGTAATGTGGACTTATTGATGATTGTTGTGGATGCCTCTTCGGCTTTTGCCTTAGAACAGGAGGCTGTGGTCAACCAATTATTGGATGACTTGGATATGCAAGACCTGCCCAAGCTTTATATCTATAATAAGCGTGACCAGGTGGAGTCAGACCAAGAGGTTCTTACGCCGTCTAGTCCTCACCTCTTGATGTCGGCTCAGGACAGCCAAGATATTGAAGCCTTACGTCAGGTAATTATTGACCAGGTGAAGACGATTTATCAACCCTTTGCGGTTCAAGTCGCTCCCCAAGCAGCTAATGAGTGGCTGGGTTATCAAAACCGTTTTTATATTGAAAAATTTGAATTCGATAGGGAAAGCGAATCTTATCAGATTATGGGTTATAAGCCCGACTATCTTCCGCTTCCTAAAACAGAGTAA
- the miaA gene encoding tRNA (adenosine(37)-N6)-dimethylallyltransferase MiaA, with protein MKTKLICIGGPTAVGKTALSIELAKHFHGQVINGDAMQVYQGLDIGTAKATLDERQGIPHHLLDIRSVDQPYTVADFKRDAESAVEEIKADQDLPILVGGTGLYLESFLFDLSLGGHVEPRPDFRRQMEAFAANQGNQALHQKLEDLDPQAAEKIHPNNVKRVIRALEVGTFSDQLFSQAKETHDDHHSPYDYYFIGLHCDRQRLYERINYRVDLMVDQGLLLEAQWLLDQDLDPKSQSLQSIGYKEVFPYLRGEEDLDTSLNRLKRNSRHYAKRQLTWLKNRMDQVHWYNLVEKEDSLATVISDVAAFLEE; from the coding sequence ATGAAGACTAAGCTAATTTGTATTGGTGGTCCTACCGCCGTAGGTAAAACCGCCCTAAGTATTGAATTGGCCAAGCATTTTCATGGTCAAGTCATTAATGGTGACGCCATGCAAGTTTACCAGGGCTTAGATATCGGTACCGCCAAGGCGACCCTAGATGAGCGACAAGGGATTCCCCATCATTTACTCGATATCAGGTCAGTTGACCAGCCTTATACGGTGGCTGACTTTAAACGGGATGCTGAATCGGCGGTTGAAGAAATCAAAGCGGACCAAGATTTGCCTATTTTAGTTGGGGGAACAGGACTCTATCTTGAGTCTTTTCTCTTTGACCTCTCTTTAGGAGGTCATGTTGAGCCTCGGCCAGACTTTAGACGGCAAATGGAAGCCTTTGCAGCTAATCAGGGTAACCAAGCCCTCCACCAAAAGCTTGAGGACTTAGATCCCCAAGCGGCGGAAAAGATCCATCCCAATAATGTGAAGCGGGTGATCCGCGCCCTAGAGGTAGGAACTTTTTCTGATCAACTCTTCTCCCAAGCCAAGGAAACCCATGACGACCATCACAGCCCCTATGACTATTACTTCATAGGCCTTCACTGCGATCGCCAGCGTTTGTATGAGCGCATTAACTATAGGGTGGACTTGATGGTCGACCAGGGTTTACTTCTGGAAGCCCAGTGGCTCTTAGACCAAGACCTAGATCCTAAAAGCCAAAGCTTACAATCCATCGGCTACAAGGAAGTCTTTCCCTATTTAAGGGGGGAAGAGGACTTAGATACTAGCCTCAACCGGCTGAAACGAAATTCGAGACATTATGCCAAACGGCAGTTGACTTGGCTGAAGAATCGGATGGACCAGGTTCACTGGTATAATTTAGTCGAAAAAGAGGATAGCTTAGCCACTGTAATTAGTGATGTGGCAGCTTTCCTAGAAGAATAG
- the recN gene encoding DNA repair protein RecN — protein sequence MLQNIVIENFAIIDQVTIDFDEGMTVLTGETGAGKSIIIDALGLLAGGRGSVDFIRYGTKALKLRGIFYLPDFSQAGRDFLKDQEIPFEDDQLLITRTLDQKGRNTIKVNGVPLTVSLLKELGDYLLEIHGQNEHQTLLDPKNHLDLLDQYAGKRIAQEKEAYENDYQNYRQAKKAIKDFALNEQEVAQRLDLLKFQLNEIELAQLVEGEDDELTEERQKLQSYQNIVASLGQALNALSEGEGNAVDLLSESSQALGQIEDLDSDYKAYYEQAQSAYYSVQELAYSIRDNLDSLSYDPRRLDQIEERLATIDQLKHKYGKSIAEILAYYQEAQKDYQDLQDRENHQEKLEADFKQAKQAIAKSAKALHHKRLTVAEELEAAIEEQLADLYMKNTRFAVDFKQRKSFAASGADEVTFYIQTNPGEPLRPLHKIASGGELSRIILAIKAILQASRPTSTVVFDEVDTGVSGRVAQAIANKMFEIALSAQVLCISHLPQAAAMADQQLHIAKVSDEDQTQTQVSRLNEEERIGEIGHMTTGEVMTEASRRAAQDQLKQAQDYRQQRRRDYS from the coding sequence ATGTTACAAAATATCGTCATTGAAAATTTTGCCATTATCGACCAAGTGACCATTGACTTTGATGAAGGCATGACGGTCCTCACCGGGGAAACAGGGGCAGGGAAGTCTATCATTATCGATGCTCTCGGGCTCTTAGCTGGTGGCCGGGGGTCAGTCGACTTTATCCGCTATGGAACCAAGGCCTTAAAATTACGGGGGATTTTTTACCTACCTGATTTTTCCCAAGCAGGGCGAGACTTTCTCAAGGACCAAGAGATCCCCTTTGAAGATGATCAATTACTAATTACCCGGACTTTAGACCAAAAGGGGCGTAACACCATCAAGGTGAATGGCGTGCCCTTAACGGTTTCTCTGCTCAAGGAATTGGGCGATTATTTACTGGAAATCCATGGGCAAAATGAACACCAAACCTTACTTGACCCTAAAAACCACTTGGATCTCTTAGACCAATATGCCGGTAAGCGGATTGCCCAAGAGAAGGAAGCCTACGAAAATGACTATCAAAACTACCGCCAGGCTAAAAAAGCCATCAAAGATTTTGCCTTAAATGAGCAAGAAGTGGCCCAACGTCTGGATTTATTGAAGTTTCAGCTTAATGAAATTGAACTGGCCCAATTGGTCGAGGGCGAGGACGATGAATTAACCGAAGAGCGTCAAAAGCTCCAAAGCTATCAAAACATTGTTGCTTCCCTAGGTCAGGCTCTCAATGCTTTGTCAGAAGGGGAAGGCAATGCGGTGGACTTACTGAGTGAGTCTAGCCAGGCTTTAGGACAAATTGAAGACTTGGATAGTGATTATAAGGCTTATTATGAACAAGCCCAATCCGCCTACTACAGTGTCCAGGAACTGGCTTACAGTATCCGCGATAACTTGGACTCTTTATCCTATGATCCTAGACGACTGGACCAGATTGAAGAACGGTTAGCCACGATTGACCAATTGAAGCATAAGTATGGCAAGTCGATTGCTGAAATCTTAGCCTATTATCAAGAGGCCCAAAAGGACTACCAAGACTTACAAGACCGGGAAAACCATCAAGAAAAATTAGAGGCTGACTTTAAGCAGGCTAAACAAGCCATTGCCAAGTCTGCCAAGGCTCTCCATCACAAACGCCTGACAGTGGCAGAAGAATTGGAAGCAGCCATTGAAGAACAGCTGGCCGACTTGTATATGAAGAATACCCGTTTTGCAGTTGACTTTAAACAAAGAAAAAGCTTTGCTGCTTCCGGAGCGGATGAAGTGACCTTCTATATCCAAACCAATCCTGGCGAACCCTTGCGCCCCTTACATAAAATTGCCAGTGGTGGGGAACTCTCGCGGATTATTTTAGCCATTAAGGCCATCTTGCAGGCTAGTCGACCCACTTCTACGGTGGTCTTTGACGAAGTGGATACCGGGGTGAGTGGACGGGTGGCCCAAGCTATTGCTAACAAGATGTTTGAGATTGCCTTATCAGCCCAAGTCCTGTGTATTTCCCACCTGCCCCAAGCGGCTGCTATGGCTGACCAGCAATTACATATCGCTAAAGTTAGTGATGAAGATCAGACCCAAACCCAAGTGAGTCGCTTGAATGAAGAGGAACGGATTGGTGAGATTGGCCATATGACGACTGGTGAAGTCATGACTGAAGCCAGTCGCCGGGCTGCTCAAGACCAGTTGAAACAAGCTCAAGACTATCGTCAACAAAGAAGGCGAGATTATTCATGA
- a CDS encoding TlyA family RNA methyltransferase, with protein MTKERADIMVVRQGLADSREKAKRLIMAGKIYNEKQERIDKAGEKIPVESVLERKGHELPYVSRGGFKLEKAIKEFGLDFSGLNVLDIGSSTGGFTDVALQNGAVHSYALDVGTNQLDWKIRNDDRVTVMEQTNFRYSQPEDFTEGVPDIAVIDVSFISLKLILPPLKAILKDQGKVVALIKPQFEAGKDKVGKKGLVRDGKIHEEVIEMIFQAATEMGYDVLDLTYSPITGGTGNIEFLTLLQNHQEDHQGEIVDSVNSQEVVQAAHQQFH; from the coding sequence ATGACAAAAGAACGTGCAGATATTATGGTGGTCCGCCAAGGGCTAGCCGATTCCAGGGAAAAGGCTAAGCGTCTAATCATGGCGGGCAAGATCTATAATGAAAAACAAGAACGAATTGACAAGGCCGGAGAAAAAATTCCCGTCGAATCGGTCCTAGAAAGAAAGGGCCATGAACTGCCCTATGTGTCCCGGGGGGGCTTCAAATTGGAAAAGGCCATCAAGGAATTTGGCCTAGATTTTTCCGGTTTGAATGTCTTGGATATCGGTTCTTCTACCGGAGGCTTTACCGATGTGGCTCTGCAAAACGGAGCAGTCCATTCCTATGCCTTGGATGTGGGAACCAACCAACTGGATTGGAAGATCCGTAATGATGACCGGGTGACCGTGATGGAACAGACCAATTTCCGTTACAGCCAACCGGAAGACTTCACTGAAGGCGTGCCAGATATTGCGGTTATCGATGTTTCCTTCATCTCCTTAAAACTCATCCTGCCGCCCCTTAAAGCCATCCTTAAAGACCAAGGCAAGGTGGTGGCCTTGATTAAACCTCAATTTGAAGCGGGCAAGGATAAGGTAGGCAAGAAAGGCTTAGTCCGGGACGGAAAAATCCATGAAGAAGTTATTGAAATGATCTTCCAAGCAGCAACTGAAATGGGCTACGATGTCTTAGACCTGACCTATTCCCCAATTACTGGCGGAACGGGAAATATCGAGTTTTTAACCTTGCTCCAAAACCACCAAGAAGACCATCAGGGAGAAATTGTCGACTCAGTCAATAGTCAGGAAGTCGTCCAAGCTGCCCACCAACAATTTCACTAG
- a CDS encoding polyprenyl synthetase family protein, with protein sequence MDLKSFRQSINSDLEAALIDHLGQDSQDSLLASMRYSLENGGKRLRPSLLLATLASFGYDYHLGLAPACALEYIHTYSLIHDDLPAMDNDDYRRGQLTNHKKFDEATAILAGDALLTLAFEVLSQGQADIDPKLSLQLVQLLAQAAGKSGMVDGQIMDMASEEKQLKIEELKNLHAKKTGALIYFAIMAPALIMNLDTAAKDSLARYAKHFGIAYQIQNDLQEVMWTDEERGKKSHGDLDSDKNTYPSLLGKEGALDALDNERQACQAALDDLSSQSEDFDPELLSDFLNYLSMDYGKG encoded by the coding sequence ATGGATTTGAAGAGCTTCCGCCAAAGCATTAACAGTGATTTAGAGGCGGCATTAATCGACCACTTAGGTCAGGATAGCCAGGACAGTTTGCTAGCTTCTATGCGCTATTCCTTAGAAAATGGGGGCAAACGCCTCCGTCCTAGCCTCTTATTAGCCACGTTAGCGAGTTTTGGCTATGATTATCACTTAGGTCTGGCGCCAGCCTGTGCGCTGGAATATATCCATACCTATTCCTTGATCCATGACGATTTACCGGCCATGGATAATGATGACTACCGTCGCGGCCAACTCACCAACCATAAGAAGTTTGACGAAGCCACGGCTATCTTAGCGGGGGATGCCTTATTGACCCTAGCCTTTGAAGTCTTAAGCCAAGGGCAAGCAGACATTGATCCTAAGCTCAGTCTCCAACTAGTCCAACTCTTAGCCCAAGCGGCGGGCAAGTCAGGCATGGTAGACGGACAGATTATGGATATGGCTAGTGAAGAAAAGCAGTTAAAAATCGAAGAACTTAAAAACTTACATGCTAAGAAGACCGGTGCCCTGATATACTTTGCCATCATGGCTCCCGCTTTAATTATGAATCTTGACACGGCTGCTAAGGATTCGTTAGCTAGATATGCTAAGCACTTTGGCATTGCCTATCAAATTCAAAACGACCTCCAAGAAGTCATGTGGACGGATGAAGAACGGGGCAAGAAGTCGCACGGGGACCTAGACAGTGATAAGAATACTTATCCTAGTCTCCTCGGTAAAGAGGGGGCTCTTGATGCTTTGGATAATGAACGCCAAGCCTGCCAAGCTGCCCTGGATGATTTAAGCAGTCAATCAGAGGACTTTGATCCTGAATTATTAAGCGACTTTCTCAATTACCTCAGCATGGATTATGGAAAGGGATAG
- a CDS encoding exodeoxyribonuclease VII small subunit: MNSKIEELSFEEALKELEGIVAQLQNGDIPLKESMDAFQRGVKLSNYCSQSLENAEKTMAKLMNDQDELEEFEVAKGNEDQ, translated from the coding sequence ATGAATAGTAAGATTGAGGAACTCAGCTTTGAAGAAGCTTTAAAGGAATTGGAAGGCATTGTCGCTCAACTACAAAACGGCGACATCCCTCTGAAAGAATCCATGGATGCCTTTCAAAGGGGGGTCAAGCTCTCTAATTACTGTAGCCAAAGCTTAGAAAATGCCGAAAAAACCATGGCTAAACTCATGAACGACCAGGATGAATTGGAAGAATTTGAAGTTGCTAAGGGAAATGAGGACCAATAA